The Ornithinimicrobium sufpigmenti genome includes the window GTGATTCCGCCTTCGAGCGTCATGGCGGCCGGCCGTTCCTGGCTTTCGTGCTGGACGAGTATGCGCGGGCCGCTGTCCAAGAGGTTCTGCCAGGCGGATGGCTCTTGCCAGGGGAGGTTGGGGCAGTTCTGCTCGGTCTTCGTGTCTTCGGTGCCTGCCGTTGAGTGGATTTCCTCGGTGCTCCATGCGCCGGTGATCCTGACGTTTCCGTCAGCAAGGTCACCCGGGGCGTGCAACTCCTGGCGGCAGAGGTCCACCGTCCACGTGGTGCCGTCGTACTGCAGAACGGGCCCGTCCAGTGCAGGAGTGACGCCGCGTTGATCGAGGAGATACCAGGTGCCTCGTACCAGTTCAGCGGTGCCCGGCACCAGGCTGGCCTGCGGGTTGACGACGGATAGGTCCTCGAGCTGCTCGGGTGGAACGCTGGCAAGGGTCAAGGCGGTCAGCCCGGTTTCCTTCGGAAGGCCGGCGGAGGGAATGACGAGTTCCTCCACCACGGTGCCGGTGACGGCGAGCTGCCCGTCGGCCCAGGCCAGTGTCGGTAGCGAGGCCGCGCGGGCGTTGTCGCTGGAGATGGAGACATCGGGCAGGTTCAGCAGGAGGTCGCCTGGCTGGATCGCCGCTCTCGGCTGGCAATCGCTGCCCCGCTCCCGGGTCGGCAGGCCCATCCCGGACTGCAGCAGACCAGCCGAAAGGGTGGCGTCGGTGTAGGTCTCCACCGAGCAACCGTCGGAGACGACGATCGCCTGGTCGGCGGTGACCGTCACCGGGCCGCCCAGGTCCAGCAGCCCCGGGTTGGCGGCGCTGGCCACGCCGTGCGAGGTGTCGACGGTGAACACCACCGGCTCGAGCCTCCTTACCGACCACGAGAGGACCGGGCCATCGTGCCTGCCGTCCAAGAGCGGCGATAGCGTGACACCAAGCTCGTGGGCGGCATGAGCGTGCACCGCGCAGTGACGGGCGAGGCGCAGGCGACGGCCGTTCTGAGAGGATCGCGTCATGCCTTGGAAGCCACCGCTCGTAGAGGCGGGTGATGCGCGTATTGACCCGTTCCGTAATCGCGCAGGGCTCGTGCTTGAAGATGGCGGAGTGGAGTTCGCACGTCTCTACCTAGAGGCGGAGACGTACTTCGAGCAGGTGAGGGGCCACCTGTGGTGGCGAGCTTGGTCAGCGCCCTACGAGGTTATTCACGGCTACATGTTGTTGGTCGGTGGTCAGTTCACTGACTGGGTCTCAGACCGGGCCGAACTTGAGAAGGACTCTGCTGACTGGCTCAGCGGATGCTTCGAGTACGTAGGGGTCAAGTATCACGTCGTCTGGCTGAGCACGGAAGAGTCTCGACGCGTACGGGACGAGATCTTCGGAGACGGCCCCCTGCCGGACTGACGCAACCACACTCGCGAGCGGCATGTGCGTACTCAGACGCGGGTCCAAAGGCATCAGCTTTATCGGGCCACCTCCAGTGATCGCTATGGCTGGCCCGAGTGCCCCCACTGACCCCTTGCCCAGTGTTGGTTGTCGCCGCGCTGGGGGTGGTCACTTCCAGAGGGATCTCGGGGCTCACCCCGAGATCGCGCCATTCTCTCGCAGTTAGGCCCATGCACTGCCGAATGGCCGCGGCCTCCCGTCCACTATCGTCCCCGCATGGGCACCTGGGATGTAACCAGCGATCGTGGCCGGACCCGCGCCTGGCAAGCCCTATGCCATGAGTTGATCGGTGTCGCCGCGTCCCTCGAACTGCACGTGGATCGGACTCTTGCACTGGTCCACGGTCGAAGCCCCGAGGCGATCGAACGGCTAGAGACTGACGTCTTCGGCCGTGTTCCCGCGGACGTGAAGCTGAGCCTGCTTGAGACGGTTCTCGCGTCGACGACGCACCCGAGCACTCACTTGCCCGCAGAGGCGCACTTGCCGTTCTGCGTACCTGGCCTTCGGTTGATATCTCGCATGCGGAACGCCATGGCCCATGGGGAGGTCGATGCCGACTCCACAGGCGAGACACTAGTCCTCGTGGGCAGACACCGAGGCCGTCACCAGCGACACGAGGTCCCCCTCTCTAGGGTGCGCTACGCCCGCGGTCAGCTGGCGACGGCCTTGGAGCAAGACCTCATCCAGCTTGCTCTCTGGGCCGCCGACCGACGCGTCGCATGGGTCTACTGACGCTCGCACAACCAGCGGCATGAGCGGTGACCAGCATCTGAGATGCAGTGGATGGCAAGCTTGCCGTGGGAGGGTGAACCAGACTGAGGGAAGAGGCTATGAGGTCGGAGCTTATCTACACGGCGATCACCGCGGCAGGGATCATCTGGTTCATCGCCGACAGGTGGGAGGGCTCGCGCGCCGTAGCGGCCAGTCTCGTCCTGGGCGGTGCGCTGGCGCTGGCGCTGAGTGCAGCAACACGGGTGAGCCGATTCGCGTGGGCCCCTCCGCTCCTCGTCTTCAGCACGGTCACCTCCGGCGCTCACCTTCTCTATGTCCGGCTCGCCGAACTGGAAGAACCCGGCTCCACCCTCGGCGGGTCAGGGTCGGACCTGATCGTGCTCCTCCTCATGCCCGCGTGGCTCCTCGCGTTCGTCTTCACCATCGCATCCGTCGTCAAAAGCGGGGGCGCGACCCAAACGCGCGCAGACACGCCACCCTGACAACGCTACCCAGGCGCAACCTGGAGACTTCAGGCCGGAGGTCAGGTGACGCCCTGCGGCATGACAGTGCGTTTTCCCCAGGGTGCCAGGTGACGGGATGGCGTATGCCTTGCCTCGCGGTTCGTGGTCTGATCCAAGCCGCACGCGTCGCTATACACCTCAGGTATATAGCGTGTGTATAGTCAAGTCTCATGAGCGCCTCACACGCCCTTCTTGGGCTCCTGGAGCAGGGTCCGGCCTACGGCTACACCCTCAAGCACGACTACGACGAGCGTTTCGGGTACGAGAAGCCGGTGGCCTTCGGTCAGGTCTACTCCTCGTTGGGGCGATTCGAGCGGCAAGGCTGGGCCGAGGTGCTCGACATAGAGACCGGTGCTGGTCCGGACCGGAAGCGTTACCGGATCACGCCCGACGGGGTCGGGGTTGTCGACGAGTGGGTGCGAGAACCCCAGGCCCCCGGGGTCTTCTCGACCTCGACGCTGTTCGCGCGGGTGTCTGTCGCGCTCATGTCGGGCAGGAACGCGGTGGCGGTCCTGGAGTCGCAACGGCACAGCCACCTGGCGCGGATGCGTGAGCTGACTGCCCAACTGACTAATGCTGACGCTGCCCGGGTGTTGGCCCTGACCTACGAACTGGCTCACCTGGACGCCGACTTACGCTGGATCGAGGAGTCCGGCCAGCGGCTGGATGCTGCCCGTGCGGTGCTAGGTGGTGGCGCGTGAGCGCGGCGGTAGAGGCCCGCGGCCTGGAGCTTGCCTACGGACAGACTCCAGCGCTACGGGGGGTCGACCTGGAGATCGGGCTTGGGGAGAGCGTTGCTCTGATGGGGCCGTCAGGTTCGGGGAAGTCGACACTGCTCCACTGCGCGGCCGGGATCTTAGTTCCGGATGCGGGGACGCTGCAGGTGCTGGGCACCGACGTGGCCTCGATGGGGGAGTCGGCGCGGGCACGCTTCCGGCTGGAGCACCTCGGCCTAATCTTCCAGTTGGGTGAGTTGGTCTCCGAGCTGACCCTGGAGGAGAACGTCATGCTGCCCCTGCAGCTGCTCGGACGCTCACGGCAGGAGGCCCGGACCGAGGCCGCGGAGATGCTCGACCGTCTGGGCGTGGCCGAGGTCGCGGGACGTCGGGCCGGTGAGGTCTCCGGCGGTCAGGCTCAGCGGGGCGCGGTGGCCAGGGCCCTTGCCCCTCGCCCCCAATTGGTGCTGGCAGACGAGCCGACCGGGTCGCTTGACACGGTCGCGGCCGACGCCGTCATGGCCGCGCTGGTTGAGACCTCGCACGACCTGGGCTCCACCTTGTTGGTCGTGACCCATGACCACCGGGTGGCGGCATACTTGGATCGGCACGTGACGATCACTGACGGTCGAGTACTCACCACCGCGGGGACCCGGTGAGCCGGTCGCAGGAAGCCTTCGCCCTGGGGTGGCGCCTGGCGCTGCGCACGTCGGGGCACGCACGCCTACGTGCGGCCGCCCTGGCCGGGGCGGCTGCACTAGGCACGGTACTAACCCTGGCCGTGCTCATGATCGGCCGCGCCGTCCGACTGGCGCCCCCGGGCCCCATTGCTAACGACGGCGCCGGACCGTGGTGGCTGGCTGGTGCCGTGCTGGCCATCCTCCTTCCTGTCGTGGTGCTGGTCGCCACCGTGGCCAGGCTCAGTGCCGCCCTGCGCGAGCAGCGCAACAGCAGGCTGCGCCTGCTCGGTCTCACACCCGGACAGACCAGGCTGGTCAACCTAGGAGAGAGTGGTGTTCTCGCCCTCGCCGGGTGGCTTGCCGGCCTGCCCCTTACGTGGCTGGGTCGGCCTCTCCTGGCGGTCTCCGGGATCGGTGGGCGGCGATATCAGCTGACCGACCTCGGTCCGGGCTGGCTCGAAGTGCTCATCTCCCTGTTCGTGGTACCCGTCCTCGTGGCCGTCATAGCCACGTCCACCAGCACGCGGGGGCGACGGGCGCTCACTACTGCGCGAGGAGCTGGCGGAACGCGGCCCGGCTGGTGGCGGGTCGTGCCCCTGCTCGCCGGGGTGGGCATGCTGGTCATGGCCCGACGCAGTCCGAGGCCTACCGACCTGCAGCCCGGCATGCGGAACGAACTCGTCCTCGGTGGGATCGCCGTGCTGGCCCTGGGCATCATCCTGGTCCTGCCCGTGGTGGTGCGCTACCTGGCCGCCTGGCTGGTGCATCGAGGCGGGCCGGTCAGCACCGTCGCCGGACGTCGACTGCAAGCCCAGCCAGGGGCCCAAACCCGGGTGCTGTCAGCCCTGCTGGTCGCGCTGTTCCTCGCCACCGGCGCCCAAGGGGTCGTCGTGACACTCCAAGACGTGCCCCAATACGCCATACCCCGCCACCACGCGACCGTAGAGGCCAGCACAACACTGCACGTCCCAGCCGGTTCTACCGCAGAGAAGATCGCTGCCAGGGCCAGGACGGTGCCCGGGGTCCGGGACACGGTGGTCACGCACGTTATGACTGCCTCTTGCGACAGTAGCTCGCCGCTGTGCGACTTCCTCCAGGTCAACGTCGCCTCCTGTGAGGCGGTGCAGCAGCTGGCGCCCGGCACCACCGGCTGCCGCGACAACCGAGCAGCCTGGATCGATCAGCCCTTCGACATGCCCGGGCAGCCGGACGCGCTGACGATCAGCCTGCACCGTGAGGATGCCGACGGGTTTCCCACCGGGTCGCCGCTGGCCCAGGTGCCGCTTGCCCGCGCCGACGTGGTCCAACTGCCGGTCGACGCCTCAGACCGGCTCAACGGACCCATCCTCGTCCCCGCGGGACTCCCCGGCGTGCAGGAAGGGTTGGCAGCCGGCGGGTATGCCGAGGTCCACGTGACCTCCGACCCCCGCCGCGACCTCGTGGAGGCGATGAGGGCCGCCGACCTGCAGGTGTCGAGCTTCTGGGACATGGGCGAGATGGATCGGATCCAGCGGACGATCGACACGGTCCGTCTGGTCGGCGCGCTCGTCCTCGTCCTCGGCCTGACCAGCTGCGCGGTCGGTGCGCTGGACCGTGCCCTCGAGCGTCGCCGCGAAGTGGTGCGGCTCCAGCTGCTCGGTGTCCCAGCCCGCACCCTCACGTTGAGCCACTGGCTCGAGGTTGCCGTGCCGATCCTGCTCGGCGCTGGTCTGGCGCTTGGGCTCGGCTGGCTCGCGGGCGACAGCTACTTGCTGCTGGTCGGCGAGGACGAGCGTCTGCGCATCGCCCCCGACTTCATGTGGCCGATGATCGCAGCCGCAGGATTCGGCAGCCTCCTCGTCGCCTGGGCCACATCGCTCGCCGCCAACCCAAGAATCCGCCCCGAACTCATCCGCGCCGCCTGAACACCCCACCACCGAAGTTCCAGAGTCCATGCACCCCTGCTCAGGTAGGCCCTTCGGAAAAGCAGGCTCGCGGATCCCCACGCGCGCACATCGGCACGGCCGCCCGCGCGACCGGCGGCAGATGAGTGCGTCCAAGCAGCCCGCAAGCGCTCCGGCGGTGGGGCCCGGTGGCCATGTATGGCTAACGGGCGGGAGTCGAACCGTGACTGCTGTGTTGGCGAGGTCTGCTGGGCTACGCCCTCCCACCTTGAGGACGAAGTTTCAGGTAACTTAACTTTTCGTGGATCATAGGGCCGAGGTCGACGCGGCCGGGACCAGTCGCCGGGTGGGCGGGGGAGACGCGGGCTGGGTCGGTCGTCAGCCGCTGCCGTGGTTGTTGGGGCCGGCGTTCGTGGCGGCCGTGGCGTACGTGGACCCCGGGAACGTGGCGGCCAACCTCACGGCGGGCGCGCAGTACGGCTACCTGCTGGTGTGGGTGCTGGTGGCCGCGAACGTCATGGCGGTGCTGGTCCAGTACCTGTCAGCGAAGCTGGGTCTGGTCACAGGGTCGAGCTTGCCGGAGATGCTGGGCGAGCGGCTTCCGCGCGGTCGCCGGCTGGCGTTCTGGGCCCAGGCCGAGCTGGTCGCTGCAGCGACCGACCTGGCGGAGGTGATCGGCGGGGCGATCGCGCTGCACATCCTGTTCGGTATACCGCTGCTGGTGGGAGGGGTGATCGTGGGGGTCGTCTCGATGCTGCTGCTGGCCGTGC containing:
- a CDS encoding PadR family transcriptional regulator, giving the protein MSASHALLGLLEQGPAYGYTLKHDYDERFGYEKPVAFGQVYSSLGRFERQGWAEVLDIETGAGPDRKRYRITPDGVGVVDEWVREPQAPGVFSTSTLFARVSVALMSGRNAVAVLESQRHSHLARMRELTAQLTNADAARVLALTYELAHLDADLRWIEESGQRLDAARAVLGGGA
- a CDS encoding ABC transporter ATP-binding protein → MSAAVEARGLELAYGQTPALRGVDLEIGLGESVALMGPSGSGKSTLLHCAAGILVPDAGTLQVLGTDVASMGESARARFRLEHLGLIFQLGELVSELTLEENVMLPLQLLGRSRQEARTEAAEMLDRLGVAEVAGRRAGEVSGGQAQRGAVARALAPRPQLVLADEPTGSLDTVAADAVMAALVETSHDLGSTLLVVTHDHRVAAYLDRHVTITDGRVLTTAGTR
- a CDS encoding FtsX-like permease family protein — protein: MSRSQEAFALGWRLALRTSGHARLRAAALAGAAALGTVLTLAVLMIGRAVRLAPPGPIANDGAGPWWLAGAVLAILLPVVVLVATVARLSAALREQRNSRLRLLGLTPGQTRLVNLGESGVLALAGWLAGLPLTWLGRPLLAVSGIGGRRYQLTDLGPGWLEVLISLFVVPVLVAVIATSTSTRGRRALTTARGAGGTRPGWWRVVPLLAGVGMLVMARRSPRPTDLQPGMRNELVLGGIAVLALGIILVLPVVVRYLAAWLVHRGGPVSTVAGRRLQAQPGAQTRVLSALLVALFLATGAQGVVVTLQDVPQYAIPRHHATVEASTTLHVPAGSTAEKIAARARTVPGVRDTVVTHVMTASCDSSSPLCDFLQVNVASCEAVQQLAPGTTGCRDNRAAWIDQPFDMPGQPDALTISLHREDADGFPTGSPLAQVPLARADVVQLPVDASDRLNGPILVPAGLPGVQEGLAAGGYAEVHVTSDPRRDLVEAMRAADLQVSSFWDMGEMDRIQRTIDTVRLVGALVLVLGLTSCAVGALDRALERRREVVRLQLLGVPARTLTLSHWLEVAVPILLGAGLALGLGWLAGDSYLLLVGEDERLRIAPDFMWPMIAAAGFGSLLVAWATSLAANPRIRPELIRAA